A region of Blastocatellia bacterium DNA encodes the following proteins:
- the csx2 gene encoding TIGR02221 family CRISPR-associated protein: MKALTFIGLGKYETAQYVYSERIVESNLFPIALYEFFHPNQMVVFVTEQSRARYWDELCQKLAGKIEPEPVEIPWGSKPDELWTIFDRVVESVSEREEVLFDITHGFRSLPFVVFLAVAYLRAVKKVSLRGIVYGAFEAKDSEGRAPVFDLSPFLSLLDWLTAVHLFHRSGSAADLSRMLREIQAQAWRERPAEPSSTTTKMPTMLQKVGDRVNELSQALLLIRPLEVMEKAKYLDGQFTDAALKEAAHWAKPFALVAPALKQELSQFASPANDLDVQRRMINWYVERGLLVQAITLARELLVTKTCLLLDLENPLRREARERAERLLNYLAWSKQPEERKRSDPWTGAQPDAADVEKFRTHDQAESLVALWTSIREARNDVDHAGMNEQPSGASALTERIQRLTGQLNCIFGGEQAMTLEPDVVTIDLSTFYSGAAKLADLPEYERRALELAGEGRAVVLTGQAPIWMYLKIAHALHGKARRLIYSSPVTGEITIFDHDPW; encoded by the coding sequence ATGAAAGCGTTGACGTTTATCGGATTGGGAAAATATGAGACGGCCCAGTATGTTTACTCTGAAAGGATTGTGGAATCGAATCTCTTTCCCATCGCCCTCTATGAGTTCTTTCACCCGAATCAGATGGTCGTGTTCGTCACTGAGCAATCGCGGGCGCGCTATTGGGATGAGTTATGTCAGAAGCTTGCCGGGAAGATCGAACCCGAACCGGTTGAAATCCCTTGGGGCAGTAAGCCCGATGAACTTTGGACCATCTTCGATCGCGTCGTCGAAAGTGTGAGCGAGCGCGAGGAAGTGCTCTTTGACATCACGCATGGATTTCGCTCACTGCCGTTTGTCGTCTTCCTGGCCGTCGCCTATCTTCGGGCGGTCAAAAAGGTAAGCTTGCGTGGTATCGTCTACGGCGCATTCGAAGCCAAAGATAGCGAAGGGCGCGCGCCGGTGTTCGATCTCTCGCCATTTTTGAGTTTGCTCGATTGGCTGACCGCCGTTCATCTCTTCCATCGAAGCGGATCGGCAGCCGATCTCTCTCGGATGCTGCGGGAGATTCAAGCTCAAGCCTGGCGCGAACGGCCAGCCGAGCCGTCTTCGACTACAACCAAGATGCCAACGATGCTTCAGAAAGTGGGAGACCGGGTCAATGAGCTTTCGCAAGCTCTTTTGCTCATCCGCCCGCTGGAGGTCATGGAGAAAGCTAAGTACCTGGACGGTCAGTTTACGGATGCCGCGTTGAAGGAAGCGGCGCACTGGGCCAAACCGTTCGCGCTCGTTGCCCCCGCGCTGAAGCAGGAACTCTCCCAATTCGCTTCACCAGCCAATGACCTCGACGTCCAACGGCGCATGATCAATTGGTATGTGGAGCGAGGCCTGTTGGTCCAAGCCATCACACTTGCCCGCGAGCTTTTGGTCACGAAGACGTGTCTGCTCCTTGATCTCGAAAATCCGCTTCGACGCGAAGCCCGCGAACGAGCCGAGCGCCTGCTCAATTATCTGGCCTGGAGCAAACAACCGGAGGAGAGGAAACGCTCTGATCCATGGACTGGCGCTCAACCGGATGCGGCGGATGTGGAGAAGTTTCGGACGCACGATCAGGCGGAATCGCTCGTTGCGCTCTGGACTTCTATTCGGGAAGCCCGAAACGATGTGGATCATGCTGGCATGAATGAGCAGCCATCGGGAGCGAGTGCGCTGACTGAGCGCATACAGAGGTTGACAGGACAGCTCAATTGCATTTTTGGAGGCGAACAAGCGATGACGCTCGAACCCGATGTCGTGACGATTGACCTTAGCACGTTTTATTCGGGCGCGGCCAAGCTCGCGGATTTGCCCGAATACGAACGGCGGGCGCTGGAACTGGCCGGAGAAGGTCGCGCGGTGGTTCTCACCGGCCAGGCACCCATCTGGATGTACCTGAAGATCGCGCACGCGCTCCACGGTAAAGCGCGGCGGCTCATCTACTCCTCGCCGGTCACCGGCGAGATCACCATTTTCGATCACGATCCGTGGTAG
- a CDS encoding S9 family peptidase, which produces MINRQIRRTFITILFFVLALALSVPAQEKVLTPELILSIRFITDVQLSPDGRQVVFQVNRSRRDDEGPGPAIAEIWLMPTGGGEPRRFTYNDKSDRAPQWSPDGRWIAFLSQRAASPHTQVYLIPIDGGEARPLTKAENSVQAFRWSPDGRRIAYTVTDPKTKEEQQAEREGRDWIIADRNYKHTRLYVVDVQTGESRLVTRSDITVHDFDWSPDGREFILAAADTPLVDDSFMRVKLMRVSADGGEPRLFVKTEGKLTHPRWSPDGRWIAWLGATSMDDPYAGSVFVVPSAGGTPENLLAGYEGTAIWLGWLPGAPSTIVFTSIERQSNVMYTITLPDRRRELLSNQPIIYGSAPSFSRDGRQMAIAANTPQHPNEIFFGPTANRPLTRLTTFNPQLADVRLGEQEIVRWKSVDGWEIEGVLVKPVGYQPGRRYPLVVQPHGGPEAADLNGWLGTYSRWGQMLAGRGFVVFYPNYRGSIGRGVAFSKADHRDLMGREFEDILSGIDHLIRIGLVDPERVGIGGGSYGGYASAWAATYASHRFKAAVVWMGITNWYSMTGTSDIFWENSIVHWNAIMYENFALYWERSPIAHIAKAQTPVLLIHGAVDLRVPIGQSQELYTALKWKGVPVEFVTYPREGHGVAERAHQLDFMTRVLAWFEKHLK; this is translated from the coding sequence ATGATCAATCGGCAAATCCGAAGAACCTTCATCACGATCCTTTTCTTCGTTCTTGCCTTAGCCCTGAGCGTTCCCGCTCAAGAGAAGGTCCTGACGCCGGAACTGATCTTGAGCATTCGGTTCATCACCGATGTGCAACTGTCGCCCGATGGGCGTCAGGTTGTGTTTCAGGTCAACCGAAGTCGGCGCGATGACGAAGGGCCCGGTCCAGCAATCGCTGAAATTTGGCTGATGCCCACCGGTGGCGGAGAACCACGCCGCTTCACTTACAACGACAAGAGCGATCGTGCTCCGCAATGGTCGCCCGACGGGCGGTGGATTGCTTTTCTTTCGCAACGCGCGGCCTCGCCTCACACGCAGGTTTATCTCATCCCGATTGATGGAGGCGAAGCGCGTCCGCTCACTAAAGCTGAAAATTCCGTTCAGGCTTTTCGCTGGTCGCCCGATGGCCGACGCATCGCCTACACGGTCACTGATCCGAAGACGAAGGAAGAGCAGCAGGCCGAGCGCGAAGGTCGGGATTGGATCATCGCCGACCGCAACTACAAACACACGCGCCTTTATGTCGTAGACGTCCAAACGGGCGAGAGCCGTCTCGTCACGCGAAGCGACATCACCGTGCACGATTTCGATTGGTCGCCCGATGGCCGGGAGTTTATTCTGGCGGCAGCGGACACACCGCTTGTCGACGATTCCTTCATGCGGGTGAAGCTCATGCGCGTATCGGCCGATGGCGGCGAGCCGCGACTCTTTGTCAAGACCGAAGGTAAGCTGACGCATCCGCGCTGGTCGCCCGATGGACGGTGGATCGCGTGGCTCGGCGCGACCTCGATGGATGATCCCTATGCCGGCAGTGTATTCGTTGTGCCGTCGGCGGGCGGCACGCCGGAAAATCTCTTAGCCGGTTATGAAGGCACGGCCATTTGGCTTGGATGGTTGCCGGGTGCACCAAGTACTATTGTCTTCACAAGCATCGAGCGTCAGTCCAATGTCATGTACACGATCACGCTCCCCGATCGTCGGCGCGAGTTGCTCAGCAATCAACCGATCATTTATGGTTCCGCGCCGAGCTTCAGCCGCGATGGCCGGCAGATGGCGATCGCGGCCAACACACCCCAGCATCCGAACGAAATCTTTTTCGGTCCGACGGCGAATCGTCCACTCACGCGCCTGACGACCTTCAATCCGCAATTAGCCGACGTGCGACTCGGCGAGCAGGAGATCGTTCGCTGGAAGAGCGTAGATGGTTGGGAGATCGAAGGCGTCCTGGTCAAACCCGTCGGCTATCAGCCGGGCCGTCGGTATCCGCTAGTGGTGCAGCCACACGGGGGACCAGAAGCAGCGGATCTCAATGGCTGGCTCGGCACGTATTCGCGCTGGGGACAGATGCTCGCCGGACGCGGGTTCGTCGTGTTCTATCCGAATTATCGCGGGAGCATTGGCCGCGGTGTCGCTTTCAGCAAAGCTGATCACCGCGATCTCATGGGCCGCGAGTTCGAGGACATTTTGAGTGGGATTGATCACCTGATTCGCATTGGGCTCGTAGACCCAGAGCGCGTGGGCATTGGCGGCGGGAGTTACGGCGGGTACGCGTCAGCCTGGGCGGCCACCTACGCGAGTCACCGCTTCAAAGCTGCGGTCGTCTGGATGGGGATCACCAATTGGTACAGCATGACGGGCACGTCAGACATCTTCTGGGAGAATTCGATCGTCCATTGGAATGCCATCATGTACGAGAATTTCGCTCTCTACTGGGAGCGCTCGCCGATTGCTCATATTGCCAAAGCGCAAACGCCCGTGCTGCTCATTCACGGCGCGGTTGATCTGCGCGTACCCATCGGTCAGTCGCAAGAGCTGTACACGGCGCTCAAGTGGAAGGGCGTGCCGGTGGAGTTCGTCACCTATCCGCGCGAAGGTCACGGGGTGGCCGAGCGAGCACATCAACTCGATTTCATGACGCGGGTGCTGGCCTGGTTCGAGAAGCATTTGAAATAG